One stretch of Streptomyces peucetius DNA includes these proteins:
- the ileS gene encoding isoleucine--tRNA ligase, with translation MTPPQYRQVPAQVDLPALEHAVLDFWRESKIFSKSLEQSEGRPEWVFYEGPPTANGMPGAHHIEARVFKDVFPRFRTMRGYHVGRKAGWDCHGLPVELAVEKELGFSGKKDIEAYGIAEFNAKCRESVTRHTDAFAELTTRMGYWVDLDDAYRTMDPDYVQSVWWSLKEIFNKGLLVQDHRVAPWCPRCGTGLSDHELAQGYETVVDPSVFVRFPLTGGPLAGEAALLVWTTTPWTLVSNTAVAAHPDVTYVVATNGEEKLVVAEPLLEKALGQGWEATGQTFTGAEMERWTYQRPFELVEFPAEAHYVVNADYVTTEDGTGLVHQSPAFGEDDLKVCRSYGLPVVNPVRPDGTFEEDVPLVGGVFFKKADEALTADLQTRGLLFRHIPYEHSYPHCWRCHTALLYYAQPSWYIRTTAVKDRLLAENEATNWFPDSVKQGRYGDWLNNNIDWALSRNRYWGTPLPIWRCEDDHLTCVGSLAELSELTGTDQSGLDPHRPFIDEVTFACPQCSGAATRVPEVIDAWYDSGSMPFAQWGYPYKNKEIFEKRYPAQFISEAIDQTRGWFYTLMAVGTLVFDKSSYENVVCLGHILAEDGRKMSKHLGNILQPIPLMDQHGADAVRWFMAAGGSPWAARRVGHGTIQEVVRKTLLTYWNTVAFQALYARTSGWSPSAADPAPAERTVLDRWLLSELHALVDQVTQAMEAYDTQRAGKLLSAFVDDLSNWYVRRSRRRFWQGDAAALRTLHDVVETVTRLMAPMTPFITERVWQDMVVPVTPDAPESVHLSSWPVADLDAIDPTLSSQMTLVRRLVELGRATRAESGVKTRQPLSRALVAANGFSSLSEELRAQITEELNVSSLASLSEVGGSLVDTTAKANFRALGKRFGKGVQDVAKAVAAADAAALSLALRSGEASVEVNGETVTLSPEEVIITETPREGWSVASDSGATVALDLEITPELRRAGLARDAIRLIQEARKNSGLDVADRIALRWSSTDPEVSSALADHASLIADEVLAADFADGDADASYGEPFTDEGLSLTFRLRKA, from the coding sequence ATGACACCCCCCCAGTACCGTCAGGTGCCGGCCCAGGTCGACCTGCCCGCGCTCGAGCACGCCGTGCTCGACTTCTGGCGCGAGAGCAAGATCTTCAGCAAGAGCCTCGAGCAGTCCGAGGGCCGCCCCGAGTGGGTGTTCTACGAGGGCCCGCCCACGGCGAACGGCATGCCCGGTGCGCACCACATCGAGGCCCGCGTCTTCAAGGACGTCTTCCCCCGCTTCCGCACCATGCGCGGCTACCACGTGGGTCGCAAGGCCGGCTGGGACTGCCACGGCCTGCCGGTCGAGCTCGCCGTCGAGAAGGAGCTCGGCTTCTCCGGCAAGAAGGACATCGAGGCGTACGGCATCGCCGAGTTCAACGCCAAGTGCCGTGAGTCGGTGACCCGGCACACGGACGCGTTCGCCGAGCTGACGACCCGCATGGGCTACTGGGTCGACCTCGACGACGCCTACCGCACCATGGACCCGGACTACGTCCAGTCGGTGTGGTGGTCGCTGAAGGAGATCTTCAACAAGGGGCTGCTGGTCCAGGACCACCGCGTCGCCCCCTGGTGTCCGCGCTGCGGCACCGGCCTGTCGGACCACGAGCTGGCACAGGGCTACGAGACGGTCGTCGACCCGTCCGTCTTCGTACGCTTCCCGCTGACCGGCGGCCCTCTCGCCGGCGAGGCGGCGCTGCTGGTGTGGACGACGACCCCGTGGACCCTCGTCTCCAACACGGCGGTCGCCGCGCACCCCGACGTCACCTACGTCGTCGCGACGAACGGCGAGGAGAAGCTGGTCGTCGCCGAGCCGCTGCTGGAGAAGGCGCTCGGCCAGGGCTGGGAGGCCACCGGGCAGACGTTCACCGGCGCGGAGATGGAGCGCTGGACGTACCAGCGCCCGTTCGAGCTGGTGGAGTTCCCGGCCGAGGCGCACTACGTGGTCAACGCCGACTACGTGACCACCGAGGACGGTACGGGTCTGGTCCACCAGTCCCCCGCGTTCGGTGAGGACGACCTCAAGGTCTGCCGCTCCTACGGCTTGCCGGTCGTGAACCCGGTCCGCCCGGACGGCACCTTCGAGGAGGACGTGCCGCTGGTCGGCGGCGTCTTCTTCAAGAAGGCCGACGAGGCGCTGACGGCCGACCTCCAGACCCGCGGTCTGCTCTTCCGGCACATCCCGTACGAGCACAGCTACCCGCACTGCTGGCGCTGCCACACCGCGCTGCTCTACTACGCGCAGCCGTCGTGGTACATCCGCACCACCGCCGTCAAGGACCGGCTGCTCGCGGAGAACGAGGCGACCAACTGGTTCCCCGACTCGGTCAAGCAGGGACGGTACGGCGACTGGCTGAACAACAACATCGACTGGGCCCTGTCCCGCAACCGCTACTGGGGCACGCCGCTGCCGATCTGGCGCTGCGAGGACGACCATCTCACCTGTGTCGGATCGCTCGCCGAGCTGTCGGAGCTCACGGGGACGGACCAGTCGGGCCTCGACCCGCACCGTCCGTTCATCGACGAGGTCACCTTCGCCTGCCCCCAGTGCTCCGGTGCCGCGACGCGCGTGCCGGAGGTCATCGACGCCTGGTACGACTCGGGTTCGATGCCGTTCGCACAGTGGGGCTACCCGTACAAGAACAAGGAGATCTTCGAGAAGCGCTACCCGGCGCAGTTCATCTCGGAGGCGATCGACCAGACCCGCGGCTGGTTCTACACGCTGATGGCCGTCGGCACGCTGGTCTTCGACAAGTCGTCGTACGAGAACGTCGTCTGCCTCGGCCACATCCTCGCCGAGGACGGCCGCAAGATGTCCAAGCACCTGGGCAACATCCTGCAGCCGATCCCGCTGATGGATCAGCACGGCGCGGACGCGGTCCGCTGGTTCATGGCGGCCGGCGGCTCTCCGTGGGCGGCGCGGCGCGTGGGGCACGGCACGATCCAGGAGGTCGTGCGCAAGACGCTCCTCACGTACTGGAACACGGTGGCCTTCCAGGCCCTGTACGCCCGTACGTCGGGCTGGTCCCCCTCCGCCGCCGACCCGGCGCCGGCCGAGCGCACCGTCCTGGACCGCTGGCTGCTCTCCGAGCTGCACGCGCTGGTGGACCAGGTCACGCAGGCCATGGAGGCGTACGACACCCAGCGCGCGGGCAAGCTCCTCTCCGCCTTCGTCGACGACCTGTCGAACTGGTACGTGCGCCGCTCGCGCCGCCGGTTCTGGCAGGGTGACGCCGCGGCGCTGCGCACCCTGCACGACGTGGTGGAGACGGTCACGCGGCTGATGGCTCCGATGACGCCGTTCATCACCGAGCGGGTCTGGCAGGACATGGTCGTGCCCGTGACTCCGGACGCGCCGGAGTCGGTGCACCTGTCGTCGTGGCCGGTCGCCGACCTGGACGCGATCGACCCGACGCTGTCGTCCCAGATGACGCTGGTGCGCCGCCTGGTCGAGCTGGGCCGCGCCACACGTGCCGAGTCCGGTGTGAAGACCCGGCAGCCGCTCTCCCGGGCGCTGGTCGCGGCGAACGGCTTCTCCTCGCTCTCCGAGGAACTCCGGGCGCAGATCACCGAGGAGCTGAACGTCTCCTCGCTGGCGTCCCTGTCGGAGGTCGGCGGCTCGCTGGTCGACACCACGGCCAAGGCCAACTTCCGGGCGCTCGGCAAGCGCTTCGGCAAGGGCGTCCAGGACGTCGCCAAGGCGGTCGCCGCCGCGGACGCAGCCGCGCTGTCCCTGGCACTGCGCTCCGGCGAGGCGTCGGTGGAGGTCAACGGCGAGACCGTGACGCTCTCCCCGGAGGAGGTCATCATCACGGAGACCCCGCGGGAGGGCTGGTCGGTCGCCTCCGACTCGGGCGCGACGGTCGCCCTCGACCTGGAGATCACGCCGGAACTGCGGCGGGCGGGTCTGGCGCGTGACGCGATCCGCCTGATCCAGGAGGCGCGCAAGAACAGCGGCCTGGACGTCGCGGACCGTATCGCGCTCCGCTGGTCCTCGACGGACCCGGAGGTGTCGTCGGCCCTCGCGGACCACGCCTCCCTGATCGCGGACGAGGTCCTGGCGGCGGACTTCGCGGACGGGGACGCGGACGCGTCGTACGGCGAGCCGTTCACGGACGAGGGGCTGTCGCTGACGTTCCGCCTGCGCAAGGCGTAG
- a CDS encoding DivIVA domain-containing protein, producing MPLTPEDVRNKQFTTVRLREGYDEDEVDAFLDEVESELTRLLRENEDLRAKLAAATRAAAQNQQQQQQGMRKPPEPQDGRGPGGPGAPVPAAISGPPVQQQPPQMGPPQLPGGAPQLPAGPSHGGQQGHGGQQGHGGQQGPGGPMGHGPMQGGPMGGPMGGPMGGHGGPQGPGPMGQGPGGDSAARVLSLAQQTADQAIAEARSEANKIVGEARSRAEGLERDARAKADALERDAQEKHRVAMGSLESARATLERKVEDLRGFEREYRTRLKSYLESQLRQLETQADDSLAPPRQPAAASLPPSPAPSMAPAGASAPSYGGGQTMGGHGGPSQSGPSYGGQQQMTPAMTQPMAPVRPQAPQPMQQAPSPMRGFLIDEDDN from the coding sequence ATGCCGCTGACTCCCGAGGACGTGCGGAACAAGCAGTTCACGACCGTCCGCCTCCGAGAAGGCTATGACGAGGACGAGGTCGATGCCTTCCTCGACGAGGTCGAGTCCGAGCTGACCCGTCTGCTCCGTGAGAACGAGGACCTGCGCGCGAAGCTGGCCGCGGCGACCCGTGCGGCCGCACAGAATCAGCAACAGCAGCAGCAGGGCATGCGTAAACCTCCGGAGCCACAGGACGGCCGCGGTCCGGGAGGACCCGGCGCCCCGGTGCCCGCCGCCATATCCGGACCCCCGGTCCAGCAGCAGCCCCCGCAGATGGGTCCCCCCCAGCTGCCCGGTGGTGCTCCTCAGCTGCCGGCCGGTCCCAGCCACGGTGGCCAGCAGGGTCACGGTGGCCAGCAGGGTCATGGCGGCCAGCAGGGCCCCGGCGGCCCGATGGGCCACGGCCCGATGCAGGGCGGACCCATGGGTGGCCCGATGGGCGGCCCCATGGGCGGTCACGGCGGCCCGCAGGGTCCTGGCCCGATGGGTCAGGGACCCGGCGGTGACAGCGCCGCGCGCGTCCTGTCGCTTGCCCAGCAGACCGCGGACCAGGCGATCGCGGAGGCCCGTTCCGAGGCCAACAAGATCGTCGGCGAGGCGCGTTCGCGCGCCGAGGGCCTGGAGCGGGACGCCCGCGCCAAGGCCGACGCGCTCGAGCGGGACGCCCAGGAGAAGCACCGCGTCGCGATGGGCTCCCTCGAGTCCGCGCGCGCCACGCTGGAGCGCAAGGTCGAGGACCTGCGGGGCTTCGAGCGCGAGTACCGGACCCGGCTGAAGTCCTACCTGGAGAGCCAGCTGCGTCAGCTGGAGACCCAGGCGGACGACTCCCTGGCCCCGCCGCGCCAGCCCGCAGCCGCGTCGCTGCCGCCGTCCCCGGCGCCTTCCATGGCACCGGCCGGCGCGAGCGCCCCGTCCTACGGCGGCGGTCAGACGATGGGCGGCCACGGCGGCCCCTCGCAGTCCGGCCCGTCCTACGGCGGGCAGCAGCAGATGACGCCGGCGATGACCCAGCCGATGGCACCGGTGCGGCCGCAGGCGCCGCAGCCGATGCAGCAGGCGCCGTCGCCGATGCGGGGCTTCCTGATCGACGAGGACGACAACTGA
- a CDS encoding YggT family protein, translated as MSVALQVVYIALMCFLVVLIFRLVMDYVFQFARSWQPGKAMVVVLEATYTVTDPPLKLLRRFIPPLRLGGVALDLSFFVLMIIVYILISIVRGVGNSM; from the coding sequence ATGAGCGTCGCACTACAGGTGGTTTACATCGCGCTGATGTGCTTCCTTGTCGTCCTGATCTTCCGGCTCGTCATGGACTACGTCTTCCAGTTCGCGCGTTCATGGCAACCCGGTAAGGCGATGGTGGTCGTTCTGGAGGCCACCTACACTGTCACCGATCCACCGCTCAAGCTTCTGCGGCGATTCATCCCGCCGTTGCGTCTCGGGGGCGTGGCACTCGACCTGTCCTTCTTCGTTCTGATGATCATCGTCTACATCCTGATCTCCATCGTTCGTGGAGTGGGGAACTCGATGTGA
- a CDS encoding cell division protein SepF, with translation MAGAMRKMAVYLGLVEDDGYDGRGFDPDDDFEPEPEPEREHRRHQPPRQVEREEPVRVAAPPAQREPAPLPIDSGRPARIAPVASITPERPSMEKNAPVIMPKVVSEREPYRITTLHPRTYNEARTIGEHFREGTPVIMNLTEMDDTDAKRLVDFAAGLVFGLHGSIERVTQKVFLLSPANVDVTAEDKARIAEGGFFNQS, from the coding sequence ATGGCCGGCGCGATGCGCAAGATGGCGGTCTACCTCGGCCTCGTGGAGGACGATGGGTACGACGGCCGGGGCTTCGACCCCGATGACGACTTCGAACCCGAGCCGGAGCCCGAGCGGGAGCACCGGCGGCATCAGCCTCCTCGCCAGGTGGAGCGTGAGGAGCCGGTGCGGGTGGCGGCGCCGCCCGCGCAGCGCGAGCCCGCCCCCCTCCCGATCGACAGTGGACGTCCGGCGCGAATCGCCCCCGTGGCATCCATCACACCTGAACGCCCGAGCATGGAGAAGAACGCACCGGTGATCATGCCCAAGGTCGTGTCCGAGCGGGAGCCCTACCGCATCACCACACTGCATCCGCGGACCTACAACGAGGCCCGTACCATCGGGGAACACTTCCGCGAAGGCACCCCCGTGATCATGAATCTGACGGAGATGGACGACACGGATGCGAAGCGACTTGTCGACTTTGCCGCGGGACTCGTCTTCGGTCTGCATGGCAGCATTGAGCGAGTGACACAGAAGGTGTTCCTGTTGTCGCCTGCTAACGTCGATGTCACGGCGGAAGACAAGGCCCGCATCGCAGAGGGCGGGTTCTTCAACCAGAGCTGA
- a CDS encoding YggS family pyridoxal phosphate-dependent enzyme has product MTDRRTELARNLAAVEERIASACAAAGRAREEVTLIVVTKTYPASDVRILHELGVGHVAENRDQDAAPKAAACTDLNLHWHFVGQLQTNKVRSVASYADVVQSVDRMKLVSALSAAAVREERELGCLIQVALDAESGQQGSRGGVAPDGIEELAAAVAGSPGLRLDGLMTVAPLSGPYAGRQQAAFERLMELSSGLRAAHPAANMVSAGMSADLEQAVAAGATHVRVGTAVLGVRPRLG; this is encoded by the coding sequence ATGACCGACCGCAGAACCGAACTCGCCCGGAATCTGGCGGCGGTGGAGGAACGTATCGCCTCCGCCTGCGCCGCAGCGGGCCGCGCGCGGGAGGAGGTGACCCTCATCGTGGTCACCAAGACCTACCCGGCGAGCGATGTGCGGATCCTCCATGAACTCGGTGTGGGTCATGTGGCGGAGAACCGCGATCAGGACGCGGCTCCCAAGGCCGCCGCATGTACGGATCTGAATCTTCACTGGCATTTCGTCGGTCAGTTGCAGACCAACAAGGTCCGTTCTGTCGCGAGTTATGCCGATGTGGTGCAGTCAGTCGACCGGATGAAGCTCGTTTCCGCACTGTCCGCCGCCGCGGTGCGGGAGGAGCGGGAACTCGGCTGCCTGATCCAGGTCGCCCTCGATGCCGAGTCCGGACAGCAGGGGTCCCGCGGCGGCGTGGCGCCGGACGGGATCGAGGAGTTGGCCGCGGCCGTGGCCGGCTCGCCGGGGCTGCGGCTCGACGGGCTGATGACCGTCGCTCCGCTCTCCGGACCGTACGCGGGACGGCAACAGGCGGCGTTCGAGCGGCTGATGGAATTGTCATCCGGCCTGCGCGCGGCCCATCCGGCTGCGAACATGGTGTCAGCAGGGATGAGCGCGGACCTCGAGCAGGCCGTCGCGGCCGGAGCGACACATGTGCGCGTCGGTACGGCGGTACTCGGAGTCCGACCCCGGCTCGGGTAA
- the pgeF gene encoding peptidoglycan editing factor PgeF, translating to MTVQHDAIHESGAHFAFTDRWGGVSAVPYEELNLGGAVGDDPDAVLANRAIAAKSLGLDPARVVWMNQVHGKDVARVDGGWGDGAVPEVDALVTTRRGLALAVLTADCTPVLLADPVASVVGAAHAGRPGMVAGVVPAVVEAMRELGAEPERIIARTGPAVCGRCYEVPERMRSEVAAVEPAAWSETGWGTPAVDVTAGVHAQLEALGVRDRRKSAVCTLESRDHYSYRRDRTTGRLAGYVWLEDRETP from the coding sequence GTGACAGTGCAGCACGACGCGATACACGAGAGCGGCGCGCACTTCGCCTTCACCGACAGGTGGGGCGGGGTGAGCGCCGTTCCGTACGAGGAGCTCAACCTGGGCGGCGCCGTCGGCGACGACCCGGACGCCGTGCTCGCCAACCGGGCGATCGCCGCCAAGTCCCTCGGACTCGACCCGGCCCGGGTCGTCTGGATGAATCAGGTCCACGGCAAGGACGTCGCCCGGGTGGACGGCGGATGGGGGGACGGTGCGGTCCCCGAGGTCGACGCCCTGGTCACCACGCGGCGCGGTCTCGCCCTCGCCGTGCTCACCGCCGACTGCACCCCGGTCCTGCTCGCCGACCCGGTCGCCTCGGTGGTCGGGGCGGCACACGCCGGCCGTCCCGGCATGGTCGCGGGTGTGGTGCCTGCCGTCGTCGAGGCGATGAGAGAGCTGGGCGCGGAACCGGAACGCATCATCGCCCGTACGGGACCGGCCGTTTGCGGTCGCTGTTACGAAGTCCCCGAGCGCATGCGGTCCGAAGTGGCCGCGGTGGAGCCCGCCGCCTGGTCTGAGACCGGTTGGGGCACCCCGGCGGTCGACGTCACGGCAGGTGTGCACGCCCAGCTCGAGGCACTCGGGGTGCGTGACCGGCGGAAGTCGGCGGTCTGCACCCTTGAATCGCGTGACCACTACTCGTACCGCCGTGACCGCACGACCGGGCGGCTCGCCGGATATGTCTGGCTGGAGGACCGGGAAACCCCATGA
- the ftsZ gene encoding cell division protein FtsZ, whose protein sequence is MAAPQNYLAVIKVIGVGGGGVNAINRMIEVGLKGVEFIAINTDAQALLMSDADVKLDVGRELTRGLGAGANPAVGRKAAEDHREEIEEVLKGADMVFVTAGEGGGTGTGGAPVVANIARSLGALTIGVVTRPFTFEGRRRANQAEDGIAELREEVDTLIVIPNDRLLSISDRQVSVLDAFKSADQVLLSGVQGITDLITTPGLINLDFADVKSVMSEAGSALMGIGSARGDDRAVAAAEMAISSPLLEASIDGARGVLLSISGGSDLGLFEINEAAQLVSEAAHPEANIIFGAVIDDALGDEVRVTVIAAGFDGGQPPARRENVIGSTSAKRDEQPSAPARPADSPRPAGGLGTVPVREEPAAPVEPAPVASDLGSSSGPAQVPPARPYPDSQAEELDVPDFLK, encoded by the coding sequence GTGGCAGCACCGCAGAACTACCTCGCAGTCATCAAGGTCATCGGTGTCGGCGGCGGTGGTGTCAATGCCATCAACCGAATGATCGAGGTCGGTCTCAAGGGCGTCGAGTTCATCGCTATCAACACGGACGCTCAGGCGCTGTTGATGAGCGACGCCGACGTCAAACTCGACGTCGGCCGCGAACTCACCCGGGGCCTCGGAGCCGGAGCGAATCCGGCAGTCGGTCGCAAGGCGGCAGAGGACCACCGCGAGGAGATCGAGGAGGTCCTCAAGGGGGCCGACATGGTCTTCGTCACCGCCGGTGAAGGCGGCGGCACCGGCACCGGCGGCGCTCCCGTCGTCGCCAACATCGCCCGCTCGCTGGGCGCCCTGACGATCGGTGTGGTCACCCGCCCGTTCACCTTCGAGGGCCGCCGGCGCGCGAACCAGGCGGAGGACGGCATCGCCGAGCTCCGCGAAGAGGTCGACACCCTCATCGTCATCCCCAACGACCGGCTGCTGTCCATCTCGGACCGCCAGGTCAGCGTCCTGGACGCCTTCAAGTCCGCGGACCAGGTGCTGCTGTCGGGTGTCCAGGGCATCACCGACCTCATCACCACCCCCGGTCTGATCAACCTGGACTTCGCCGACGTCAAGTCCGTGATGTCCGAGGCCGGCTCCGCCCTCATGGGCATCGGCTCCGCCCGTGGCGACGACCGCGCGGTGGCAGCGGCCGAGATGGCGATCTCCTCGCCGCTGCTCGAGGCGTCCATCGACGGCGCCCGCGGTGTGCTGCTGTCCATCTCCGGCGGCAGCGACCTCGGCCTGTTCGAGATCAACGAGGCCGCCCAGCTCGTCAGCGAGGCCGCCCACCCCGAGGCGAACATCATCTTCGGCGCCGTCATCGACGACGCACTCGGCGACGAGGTCCGGGTCACCGTCATCGCCGCCGGCTTCGACGGCGGCCAGCCGCCCGCCCGCCGGGAGAACGTGATCGGTTCCACGTCGGCCAAGCGCGACGAGCAGCCCTCCGCCCCGGCCCGGCCCGCCGACAGCCCCCGCCCCGCCGGCGGCCTCGGCACCGTGCCCGTGCGCGAGGAGCCTGCCGCCCCCGTCGAGCCGGCCCCGGTAGCGAGCGACCTCGGTTCGTCCTCCGGTCCGGCACAGGTCCCGCCGGCCCGTCCGTACCCGGACAGCCAGGCGGAAGAGCTGGATGTCCCGGACTTCCTGAAGTGA
- a CDS encoding cell division protein FtsQ/DivIB gives MAGPTTAKRSALGPSDGSNGPDGKGRPPREETAAGRFRRPGPRFLLIATGALLLVAGVLWLLYGSSWLRAEHVETTGTDVLTPAQVEAAARVPIGAPLVSVDTDAVEARLLRALPRIDSVEVGRSWPHGIELVVTERKPVLLLEKGTEFVEVDADGVRFATVAEAPKGVPLLRLEVDRSPSLKRFGADRLVAEAVRVRGGLPAKAAADLKSVKVVSYDYISLELSGNRTVVWGSSEGGGAKARALEALMKAAPKAEYFDVSAPSAPAASGS, from the coding sequence GTGGCCGGACCGACCACCGCGAAACGCAGTGCGCTGGGCCCCTCTGACGGATCGAACGGGCCGGACGGCAAGGGCCGTCCGCCCCGCGAGGAGACTGCCGCCGGACGCTTCCGGCGGCCCGGCCCCCGCTTCCTGCTGATCGCCACCGGCGCGCTCCTCCTCGTGGCCGGCGTCCTCTGGCTGCTCTACGGCTCCTCGTGGCTGCGCGCCGAACATGTGGAGACCACCGGCACCGACGTACTCACCCCGGCCCAGGTGGAGGCCGCGGCGCGGGTGCCGATCGGCGCGCCCCTCGTCTCGGTCGACACGGACGCCGTCGAGGCCCGGCTGCTGCGGGCTCTGCCCCGTATCGACTCCGTGGAGGTCGGACGCTCATGGCCGCACGGGATCGAACTGGTCGTGACCGAACGAAAGCCGGTCCTTCTGCTCGAAAAGGGTACGGAGTTTGTCGAAGTGGACGCAGACGGCGTCCGGTTCGCCACAGTCGCCGAAGCGCCGAAGGGTGTTCCCCTGCTGCGCCTGGAAGTTGACCGGTCGCCGAGTCTGAAGCGATTCGGCGCGGACCGCCTGGTGGCCGAGGCGGTCCGGGTCCGAGGTGGACTTCCCGCGAAAGCCGCCGCCGATCTGAAAAGTGTGAAAGTAGTCTCGTACGACTACATCTCCCTGGAGTTGAGCGGCAATCGGACCGTGGTGTGGGGCAGCTCCGAAGGCGGCGGGGCGAAGGCGCGTGCGCTCGAAGCGCTCATGAAAGCAGCTCCGAAAGCCGAGTACTTCGATGTGAGCGCGCCCAGCGCCCCTGCCGCGTCGGGGAGTTGA
- the murG gene encoding undecaprenyldiphospho-muramoylpentapeptide beta-N-acetylglucosaminyltransferase encodes MHVVLAGGGTAGHIEPALALADALRRQDPAVGITALGTERGLETRLVPERGYELALIPAVPLPRKPTPELITVPGRLRGTIKAAEQIIERTKADCVVGFGGYVALPGYLAAKRLGVPIVIHEANARPGLANKIGSRYAAGVAVATPDSKLRNSRYIGIPLRHTIATLDRARVRPEARAAFGLDPNLPTLLVSGGSQGARRLNEVVQQIAPVLQRSGIQILHAVGPKNELPHVDNMPGMPPYVPVPYVDRMDLAYAAADMMLCRAGAMTVAELSAVGLPAAYVPLPIGNGEQRLNAQPVVKAGGGLLVDDAELTPEWVQGNVLPVLADPHRLYEMSRAAAEFGRRDADDLLVGMVYEAIAARRQA; translated from the coding sequence GTGCATGTCGTACTCGCCGGTGGGGGGACCGCCGGCCACATCGAGCCCGCGCTCGCCCTCGCGGACGCCCTGCGGAGGCAGGACCCGGCCGTGGGCATCACAGCCCTCGGCACGGAACGCGGTCTCGAGACCAGGCTCGTGCCGGAACGCGGCTACGAACTGGCGCTCATCCCCGCCGTTCCGCTGCCGCGCAAACCCACCCCTGAGCTGATCACCGTCCCAGGGCGGCTGCGCGGCACCATCAAGGCCGCGGAGCAGATCATCGAACGCACGAAGGCCGACTGCGTCGTCGGTTTCGGCGGCTACGTCGCGCTGCCCGGCTACCTCGCCGCCAAGCGCCTCGGCGTGCCGATCGTGATCCACGAGGCCAACGCGCGCCCCGGCCTCGCCAACAAGATCGGCTCCCGCTACGCCGCCGGGGTGGCCGTCGCCACGCCCGACAGCAAGCTGCGCAACTCCCGCTACATCGGCATCCCGCTGCGCCACACCATCGCGACGCTCGACCGCGCCAGGGTCCGCCCCGAGGCGCGTGCGGCCTTCGGCCTCGACCCCAACCTGCCCACGCTGCTGGTCTCCGGCGGTTCGCAGGGTGCCCGCCGGCTCAATGAGGTGGTCCAGCAGATCGCCCCGGTGCTCCAGCGCTCCGGGATCCAGATCCTGCACGCGGTCGGGCCGAAGAACGAATTGCCGCACGTCGACAACATGCCCGGCATGCCGCCCTATGTGCCGGTACCGTACGTGGACCGGATGGATCTCGCGTACGCCGCGGCCGACATGATGCTCTGCCGCGCGGGTGCGATGACCGTCGCGGAACTCTCCGCCGTGGGTCTGCCCGCCGCGTACGTCCCGCTGCCGATCGGCAACGGCGAACAGCGGCTCAACGCCCAGCCGGTGGTGAAGGCGGGCGGCGGACTGCTGGTCGACGACGCCGAGCTGACCCCCGAGTGGGTCCAGGGCAACGTCCTTCCGGTGCTCGCCGATCCGCACCGGCTGTACGAGATGTCGCGTGCGGCCGCCGAGTTCGGCCGCAGGGACGCCGACGACCTGCTCGTCGGCATGGTGTACGAGGCGATTGCGGCACGCCGCCAGGCGTGA